In Mammaliicoccus sp. Marseille-Q6498, the genomic stretch GATTAGCTAAATTATATCGTTCACTTGGCGTCCAAAAAGTAAGAATTACAGGTGGAGAGCCATTGTTAAGACGTGATTTATACCAATTAGTACAATCATTGAGCGAAATAGAAGGTATAGATGATATAGGTTTAACAACAAATGGCATGTTATTAAAAAAACACGGTCAAAATCTTTATGACGCAGGACTAAGAAGAGTAAATGTAAGTATAGACGCACTAGATGATAAATTATTTAAATCCATTAATAACCGAAATGTTTCAGCAACTCAAATTTTAGAACAAATAGATTACGCCGTGAGTATTGGTCTTAAAGTTAAAGTAAACGTCGTTATTCAAAAAGGTGTAAATCATCAAGAAATCATACCTTTAGTTCAATATTTTAAAGATAAAAATATCATAGTAAGATTTATTGAATTTATGGATGTAGGTAACGATAACGGTTGGAACTTTGATAAAGTTGTGACGAAAGATGAAATGTTAAAAGAAATAGAGTCAGAGTTTGATATAGAACCAGTAGACCCTCATTACTTTGGAGAAGTAGCA encodes the following:
- the moaA gene encoding GTP 3',8-cyclase MoaA: MNQPIKDKLGRPIRDLRISVTDRCNFRCDYCMPKEIFGDDFEFLPKQELLSFEEIIRLAKLYRSLGVQKVRITGGEPLLRRDLYQLVQSLSEIEGIDDIGLTTNGMLLKKHGQNLYDAGLRRVNVSIDALDDKLFKSINNRNVSATQILEQIDYAVSIGLKVKVNVVIQKGVNHQEIIPLVQYFKDKNIIVRFIEFMDVGNDNGWNFDKVVTKDEMLKEIESEFDIEPVDPHYFGEVATYYRHKDNGAQFGLITSVSASFCSSCTRARISSDGKFYGCLFAEKNGYDIKSELRNGKSDEELLAILKHLWNIRDDKYSDERTEATVARRKKNKINMNYIGG